CCCAGGCATTATGCACCTCCTTTACATTATGCCGTGGGAGGAGAAGACCCTATTGATGGCACCAGTATTTACGATAGCCATCATCAGCGCACACACTATCACCTGATCAGCTATGGTATGTCGCAGTTGTACTATGATGAAGAACAGGCGGGTGGTGAGTTCAGTAAATGGGGCTTTGAATTCACTTTCAGGCTGAAACCTTTTGGTGAAGATGCCGGCGATCCGCTATGGGCTATCCAGGTGATGAATAATCTGGCCCGTTATGTCTATAAGAGTCAGCGGTGGTTTGAACCGTATCATTTTGTGCCTGCTAATGGCCCTATCCGGCTGGATACGGCAACGGATATAGTAGGACTGGCCTTCGTGCCTGACCCGGAGTTAGGCGTGATCCGGACACCACATGGTGAAGTAACCTTTCTGCAGATGGTCGGACTGACGAAAAAAGAAGTTGACCGGTTGCTGGAGAAACCACAAACAGGTGAGGTCGAACGGCTGATCGATGAGATGCGGGAACAAAATCCGTTACTCATAACAGACCTCGACAGAACAGATAATTAGTATATAAAGAGCTCGCAATCAGCGGGCTCTCTTGTTTTTTTTAAAAAAGTAGAAGTTTTTTAGCCTCCCTTTATGGAATCTTTTTCTTTATTGCATCCTTAGAGAAACGTTTTCCATTTGAAGCATTTTTCATGGTTTGCAATAGTCCTGTTTGTTACCGTGGTGTCTGTACTGTGCTGGCAATATATGAAAGCCCACAGCACACCTGTGAGCATGGCTGTCCACTATAGAACAGTGGGCCAGTTGCCATTGCCTGACGGGTATAGGAGGGTATCGGCAGCGCCAGGATCGTTTGGTGCATGGCTCAGGACAATACCGCTGAAAGCAAGCAATACTGTATATCTGTACAATGGAGAACGGAAGCCCAATCAGACCGCACAGTTTGCCGTACTGGATATTTCTGTGGGGAGGAAAGACCTGCAGCAATGTGCAGATGCCGTAATACGCCTGTACGCAGAATATTTATATGCCTCCCATCAGTATTCGAAGATCGCTTTTCATGCAACTGATGGTACATTGATGGATTACAGCAGCTGGATGAAAGGCTATCGTTTTCCTTTAAGGCATGGAAAACTGCAGAAACAACTGACTAACAAACCATGTCAGGGAGAGACTTGTTTTCATGACTATCTGCAGACGGTCTTTTCCTATGCAGGTACACTGTCACTAAGCAAGGAACTGAAGACAGTATCAGATCCTGCGGCTATTACCGCTGGTGATGTATTTATTAGGGGCGGCTCTCCGGGACATGCCGTGATCGTGATGGACGTTGCCGTGAATGCTGCAGGACAAAAAACCTTTACGCTGGCACAGAGTTATATGCCTGCGCAGGATATTCACATATTAAAAAATACGGCAGGGACGAACACTCCCTGGTACCAATATAACCGTGAAAAGTTGCTCAATACACCAGAATGGATTTTTGAGTGGAACCAATTAATGAGGTTCCGGTAAGATTGTCATTTCCCTATACCATGTGATGCCGGCCTGGCTACCGATCCACACCATCGGTATGCCCGCCGGCTTTTTTGTGCACGTTCCCCTTTTGTGACCCAGGCAAATCTGAATAGTTTGCCCATGTATTCCCGATTTTGTCATTAAATTACTGGTCAGGTAATGTACTGTATACCTGGTGATGAACACCCGGAACAAACATTTTCAGACACTCAAAATGATCAGATGAAATGGAATAATGAACCCAATAATTGGTCAGGCGATGCGCAGCGACTGACCTGTACCATTGAACCCGGAACAGATTACTGGCGCGTGACCCACTATGGTTTTATCCGCGATAACGGACCGTTTTACTATCGGGAAATTTCGGGTGATTTTACCGCCACGGTAAAGGTCATCGGTCAATACCGTGAACTGTATCATCAGGCGGGTCTGATGATACGTATAGACGAAAAGAACTGGATCAAAACAGGCATTGAATATGTGGATGGTGTCCAGCATGTCAGTGCAGTTGTAACGAGGGAAGTATCTGACTGGTCGGTAGTACCACGGCATGATAGTCCGCCGGCAGTCTGGCTGAAACTCCTGAGAAAAGGGGATTATGTAGAGATCAGTTATTCCTTTGACAGTGTGAAATATGAGATGTTACGGCTGGCTTATTTCCCACCTGATGTAGCTGTAGGGATCGGGATGGTGGCGGCTGCGCCGGGTGAAGCGTCCTTTACCGTGGTATTTGAGGATTTTAAGGTAATTGGTCAAGGAGTTTGAAGCTTTGTAAGCTGCATAAGAAGGGCGTATCAATGAACTTTGATACGCCCTTTCTCGTTGTGCGTTTTAACGGTTAACTCAGGTGGTCTGCCCGTTTGCAGAGGTGAACGGACAGCTATACATGGTGACTGATGTCTTGTAGAGGTTACTGGTTTTTGCTGTTGTCAATAGCCTGACGGAACATGGTCCTTTCCTGTTCAGGAATGTTCTGACCATATTTTTCCAGATAGGTATTAGCTACAGAAGCATAGTTAGACCAGTCCTGTTTATTGAATGTGTAGACCGTTTTAGCTCTGAGATAGATCTCTTCGCCTGGCTCGCCGTAAGGTTTGATGCTGTTCGCGATTGCGCTCCAGTCAGGATCAGTGGTTTTCTGTAGAACAGGATCGATTACGTCTTTAAACACGATGTTCATCAGTTTCACAGTTACGGGCCTTTTTTCCAGTCTGGAATCGCTGGCTTTCAGCTGGTCCTGCAATACAGCGAAACCTTTGTCTTTGGTGCTGTTAGTGAACTGCAGAATGAGATCCAGCTGTTCCGGAGTATAAGGGCTTTGCAGGGAAGCGATATAGGCACTACCTGCGATATTGGAGCCGGCCTTATCACCTGCCTGTTTCGCCATCATAGCGAGCTTAAAGAGGAACTCTGTATCACGGCGGCCATCCACAAACTCCTGCAGCATTTTGCTGTAAGCCACGGAAGGATCAGTGATATCGGCGTTCATGGCGGTTACGACAGGCAGTGTACCCAGGTCAGGGTTGAGAGGGGCGTGTATTTTACGCATCTCCTCAAACGGTATCTTCACTACTTCACGGTCGTAGGTTAATAAGCCGTTTTGTTCACCTTCCACATCGAAAGGCTGGGTATAAATGGAACCGGACAGACCGTCAGCTTCCAGCAGTTTAAGATGCTGGTTCATGATGGTATACTTGGCTGCCAGTGCCGCCGGTTTTTCCTGAATGTAACCCCAGGCGCTGCTGGTGTTCCACTGGTGTTCGGGAATGAATACACCGATACCACCAAATTCGCCCAGTACCCGGGCCTTGCCTGGTTCAGCAGGTGCGTTCATTGGATCAGGATAGGAGTGTACATCTGTCATATCAGCACTTACCCAGGCATTGGGAGAAGGGCTCCGCAGCTGTTCGTTGACATACAGCATTTCGCCGGAGTGACCATTCACGATACGGGAAGGATCGGCAGTTTTGATCCATTCGGTAATACGTTGCTGATCGTAAGCCCCCCACTTTTCGTTGAAGATCACCCAGGTGGTGATAGATGGGTTATTATGCAGTTGTTCCAGTGTTTCTTTCGTTTCTTTTTCATACTCCGCTTTGGAACCTTCAGGTAAGCCCTGGTTAGGGTTTACGAAATCCTGCCACACCAGCATACCTAGTTTATCGGCGTGATAGTACCAGCGGGCAGGTTCTACTTTAATGTGCTTACGGATGGTATTGAAGCCCATTGCTTTGATTGCCTCAATGTCAAATTTAAGGGCGTTGTCAGTGGGGGCGGTATACAATCCGTCAGGCCAGAAGCCCTGATCGAGTGTACCGAGATTGAAGTATGGTTTGTTATTCAGGAAGATGCGGTCTACGCCTTTAGCGTCTTTCTGGATAGCGATCTTACGCATACCGAAGTAGCTTTTTACCTCGTCTACAGTTTTACCGCCTTTGGTCAGTTTAACGGTTAGGTCGTAAAGGAAAGGATTAGCCGGAGACCAGTATTTAGCGTTCTTCACAGGCAGTTTTAGCAGGGCGCCTGCTTTACCTTTTGTTTTGCTTATTTCGGTGCCATTATCAGTAGCGATCAGTTCCACACTGGTGCCAGCGGGCGCATTTACTCTTACCTGCAAGATGTTCTTATCGATATCAGGAGTAAGGGTTACACCAGAGATATAGTCAGCAGGAACAGTTTCCATCCATACGGTTTGCCATATACCGGAGGTAGGGGTGTAATAGATATTGGCGGGGTTCAGTACCTGTTTACCATGAGGGCCAACGCCTTCACTGGTCGGGTCAAATACTTTTACCACTATCTCATTTTCGCCGTCTTTAAGGGCGGCGGTGATATCCTGTGAGAATGACTGATAACCACCGGAGTGAGAACCGGTTTCCTTGCCATTCACGTATACCGTAGCCTGCCAGTCGACAGCTCCAAAATGTAATAGTACATGTTCTCCGGCTTTTAGTTCAGGTTTGGTGAAGGTGCGCTGATACCAGAGATTTTCCGAAGGCTGTAATGGCTTTTTTACGCCGGAAAGTGCTGATTCCAGTGGGAAGGGGACCAGGATCTGTCCCTGGTAACCGGTAGGAGTGGCAGCATCTTTAGGGGTGATGGCATACTTCCATAGGCCATTCAGGTTTTGCCAGTTCTCACGTACCATCTGCGGACGGGGATACTCTGGTAAGGCATTGGTGGGAGAAACATCTTTCGCCCAGCGTGTTTTGATCGTTGCCGGCTGCATCTGCCAACCGGTCTGCGCCATCACGCTTTGACCCAGCGCGACACTCAGGAAACATACACTAGCAGTCTTAAACAGATTCATTGCTGTAAATGATTGGTTATTAATTGATTTAGTTGTAGTGGAATCATTTAATGCCTCGAGGTAATCGATTACGTAACGTTTAATAAAAGATAAGCGTTGAGGTATCACATACTATAAGTATTTATTGGTGGTTTGGTAACGTACGTATCGTCGTCCTGTCGTTGGAAGAGATTGTTTTGGTTTTAACTTTTCTGGTCTCTCTGCGGATAAAGATAGGGAAAATGATTGATAATCATGCGATTTTAAAAGTCCGGTTCTTTTTGCCACGGTCATTCTCACGGATGGGTTCGTAGAAGAAAGTTGTGTTGCCAGTATTGCCTTCTTATCCCGGCGTCGATCCTGCAGCATGTATGCAGCATAAACGTCGGATAAGGAAGAACAGGCAATATGAGTTACCTCTCTATATCATATGGGAGGTAAGGGAGGGCATGGGGTCAAACAGTGGGGATGAAATGGCCGAACTCTTTTACGAATGCATCTTTTGTTGTCTGCTTCTTTGATGGATCATAGATGGCAAATACAACATGTTTGAATGCATGTCTGAATGTCTCATTTTTTTTGAGATGATAAGCAAACCATGCTGCCACATCTTCCGTTCTGTTCCTGAACACACCACATCCCCAGGCACCTAGGATGAGGGTCGTCTGTTTGTTGATCACAGCAAGTGATAACAGCTTCTCGATCCTGCCCAGCATGACTGGTTCGATCATTGGTTCTTCTTCCGGATCATTGTTGAGCAATGCACCACGGTTCACCGCAGGCGTGGTGATGATGGATACCTGGTAAGGGGTGTCGATCAGCCGATCCGCATCGTCTCTGAAAACAGGTACAGCAGGAGAGTAGATCATGTGATCGGAGTACAGCATACTGCGGTTTGCCCGATTGATCTCATACATGTCCATATGCGGTTGCAGACAGGCATATAATCCGCTTCCCCTGGCAAGGCTTTCTTCCTGTGCCTGCGCACCACCGAGAAAACCACCACCTGGATTCTTCGCAGAAGCAAAGTTGAGGCAGCATACATTTTCCTCGCCTTCCGTTACAACCAGTCTTCTGGCAGCACCGAAGGTACTTTCGGTGGTCACTTCAAATGTGCAGGTAGCTGCAACGGGTTCCTGCAACAGTGCATCTCTTTTGATGAACACTGACTCAAAATCGTCAGGTGTGTAATGAATGGTATTGTCAACAGCGTACCGTAGGTCAGCGCCGATGTTGACGGTTTCATGCTTTGGGTTAGTGTACCTGCCTGCGCTCATAATGTCCAGCGTTTCATAGGCAATGGCCACCCTGGCGTTCTTATTCATAGGGTTAATTATTGTTTGTGTTATTGTGACACAAAGAGAGTACTTTTTTCTTAAACCGGCAAATTATTTTTAATGGTAATGATATCTATGATGGTATCGAAGGGTATGTGTTCACCACGAATAAACCGGGAGGATCTGTCAGAGATGGTCTGCGTCCACTCTATCAGTATTATACGCTACACACAGTCTGCATTTCTACACCACTAACATTAATGAGTTAGGTCCTAATGGTACTGCTCCTTATGTATTCCAGAAAATAGCCTGCTATATTTTTTAACAGCATTGACTTTACTAATGCCGCCTCAGTCAGTAACGCTGACTGGGGCTTTTTGCTTTCATGCAGATCAGTCATCCTCATTCATCAGACAGGCAAATGAGCTGTACCAATGTTTTTTGTTTTTAAACAAATTTCCCATAATTTCAGTGTGTGGCATCTATCGTTACAAACGACTCAAAATAATCTATACATTAGTAAGACTCAACCTCAGGGACTTTTCATTAACATTTGAAGCCAGACATTAAAGACGATCTGCTATGTGGCCTACCTGCCTGTTGTCAAAGTCAACATAACCGGTAAGCGTTAATACGCATCGTTTCATTTAACCCGGGACCGTATGTCCCCAAGGGTTTGCCATGCCCCAAAGTATCCTCGAATGATCATATAAACCACAATTCATGCAAAACAAAACATTCACTGTTGCCGATTATCTATTAACCCGTTTGAAACAACTCAATGTTACTGAAGTCTTTCAGATACCTGGTGATTATGTAAAACACTTCACACAAACACTGGAACACTTTGATGGCGTGTCCGCTGTTGGAGCGATCAATGAACTGGATGCTGCCTATGCCGCAGATGCCTACGGTCGTACCAGAGGACTGGGGGCCGTTTCCCTGCAATATGGTGTAAGTACTTTTATCGCTTTAAATGCGATTGGCGGTGCCTATGTGGAACGTAGTCCTGTCATCGTCATCTCGGCCACGCCCGGAGCTGATGCCAGACAGATCACCAGAATGTATGATGTACTATATCATCACTCTACCGGTAACCTGGACGCTGACCAGGAGGTGTATGACCAGGTCACTGTTGCTTCGGAAACACTCAGCACGTCAGCAGGCGCAGGAGAAAAGATCGACCGGCTGATCATTGCTGCACTTACCTATAAAAGACCTGTATTTATCGAATGTTACAAGGAAGTATGGGGGGAGCCTTGCATGCCTCCTTCAGGTAAGCCTTTAAAACCCATCATCATCAAAAGTGAACCACTCGCACTTGTGAATGCCGTGGATACTGCCTGGGCCCAACTCACCGCTGCCCAGCAACCAATGATCTTTGCTGGCGTGGAACTGTTACGACACGGCCTCTCAGGACTATTACAGGAACTGATCGATGTAAGCGGATTCCTCTATACGACTACCAGTCTGGGTAAAACCGTGCTGGACGAAGGCGGAGACAAGTTTATAGGCACCTATTCCGATCAGGCATCTATTGAAAGTGTCCGTAACCTGGTTGCTTCGTCAGATTGCTTCCTGACACTGGGCACCATCATTACTGACGACTACCTCTGGTTCATCGAAAACAAATACGCCGATATGGTGCTGGCCACTACAGAGCTGGTAAGAGTTGGTTATTTCATTTATGAGAATGTGACCATGGAAGACTTCATGA
The DNA window shown above is from Chitinophaga agri and carries:
- a CDS encoding alpha-keto acid decarboxylase family protein, whose protein sequence is MQNKTFTVADYLLTRLKQLNVTEVFQIPGDYVKHFTQTLEHFDGVSAVGAINELDAAYAADAYGRTRGLGAVSLQYGVSTFIALNAIGGAYVERSPVIVISATPGADARQITRMYDVLYHHSTGNLDADQEVYDQVTVASETLSTSAGAGEKIDRLIIAALTYKRPVFIECYKEVWGEPCMPPSGKPLKPIIIKSEPLALVNAVDTAWAQLTAAQQPMIFAGVELLRHGLSGLLQELIDVSGFLYTTTSLGKTVLDEGGDKFIGTYSDQASIESVRNLVASSDCFLTLGTIITDDYLWFIENKYADMVLATTELVRVGYFIYENVTMEDFMKALIDRFKTHGKPYPLDVTAPPQPTYPEPWLSNSDPVFADQPHILTYNRFFQHTMKFLTDKNMLKDIVWTFGISSAMYVATNAYGLPQNSFLSSAAWQIIGYETGATTGAQLGSGKRAWAVAGDGGFMTVCQSLSTLARNKLNAVVFVMSNQVYAIEQVYVNMDAFKPGPEHQFDTFDLLPKWDYLALAKAYGAEGFRVTTITELQDLLFVLADIKDKPALVEVVIPQKDLPGQMRRLGNE
- a CDS encoding DUF4846 domain-containing protein, whose amino-acid sequence is MAVHYRTVGQLPLPDGYRRVSAAPGSFGAWLRTIPLKASNTVYLYNGERKPNQTAQFAVLDISVGRKDLQQCADAVIRLYAEYLYASHQYSKIAFHATDGTLMDYSSWMKGYRFPLRHGKLQKQLTNKPCQGETCFHDYLQTVFSYAGTLSLSKELKTVSDPAAITAGDVFIRGGSPGHAVIVMDVAVNAAGQKTFTLAQSYMPAQDIHILKNTAGTNTPWYQYNREKLLNTPEWIFEWNQLMRFR
- a CDS encoding TIGR02452 family protein codes for the protein MNKNARVAIAYETLDIMSAGRYTNPKHETVNIGADLRYAVDNTIHYTPDDFESVFIKRDALLQEPVAATCTFEVTTESTFGAARRLVVTEGEENVCCLNFASAKNPGGGFLGGAQAQEESLARGSGLYACLQPHMDMYEINRANRSMLYSDHMIYSPAVPVFRDDADRLIDTPYQVSIITTPAVNRGALLNNDPEEEPMIEPVMLGRIEKLLSLAVINKQTTLILGAWGCGVFRNRTEDVAAWFAYHLKKNETFRHAFKHVVFAIYDPSKKQTTKDAFVKEFGHFIPTV
- a CDS encoding glycoside hydrolase family 2 protein; amino-acid sequence: MNLFKTASVCFLSVALGQSVMAQTGWQMQPATIKTRWAKDVSPTNALPEYPRPQMVRENWQNLNGLWKYAITPKDAATPTGYQGQILVPFPLESALSGVKKPLQPSENLWYQRTFTKPELKAGEHVLLHFGAVDWQATVYVNGKETGSHSGGYQSFSQDITAALKDGENEIVVKVFDPTSEGVGPHGKQVLNPANIYYTPTSGIWQTVWMETVPADYISGVTLTPDIDKNILQVRVNAPAGTSVELIATDNGTEISKTKGKAGALLKLPVKNAKYWSPANPFLYDLTVKLTKGGKTVDEVKSYFGMRKIAIQKDAKGVDRIFLNNKPYFNLGTLDQGFWPDGLYTAPTDNALKFDIEAIKAMGFNTIRKHIKVEPARWYYHADKLGMLVWQDFVNPNQGLPEGSKAEYEKETKETLEQLHNNPSITTWVIFNEKWGAYDQQRITEWIKTADPSRIVNGHSGEMLYVNEQLRSPSPNAWVSADMTDVHSYPDPMNAPAEPGKARVLGEFGGIGVFIPEHQWNTSSAWGYIQEKPAALAAKYTIMNQHLKLLEADGLSGSIYTQPFDVEGEQNGLLTYDREVVKIPFEEMRKIHAPLNPDLGTLPVVTAMNADITDPSVAYSKMLQEFVDGRRDTEFLFKLAMMAKQAGDKAGSNIAGSAYIASLQSPYTPEQLDLILQFTNSTKDKGFAVLQDQLKASDSRLEKRPVTVKLMNIVFKDVIDPVLQKTTDPDWSAIANSIKPYGEPGEEIYLRAKTVYTFNKQDWSNYASVANTYLEKYGQNIPEQERTMFRQAIDNSKNQ
- a CDS encoding DUF1349 domain-containing protein translates to MKWNNEPNNWSGDAQRLTCTIEPGTDYWRVTHYGFIRDNGPFYYREISGDFTATVKVIGQYRELYHQAGLMIRIDEKNWIKTGIEYVDGVQHVSAVVTREVSDWSVVPRHDSPPAVWLKLLRKGDYVEISYSFDSVKYEMLRLAYFPPDVAVGIGMVAAAPGEASFTVVFEDFKVIGQGV
- a CDS encoding suppressor of fused domain protein, with the protein product MTKEEYKKLYSEDDAVGWLSIDKQLEGLYAGVEPRHYAPPLHYAVGGEDPIDGTSIYDSHHQRTHYHLISYGMSQLYYDEEQAGGEFSKWGFEFTFRLKPFGEDAGDPLWAIQVMNNLARYVYKSQRWFEPYHFVPANGPIRLDTATDIVGLAFVPDPELGVIRTPHGEVTFLQMVGLTKKEVDRLLEKPQTGEVERLIDEMREQNPLLITDLDRTDN